In the genome of Myxococcus stipitatus, one region contains:
- a CDS encoding 2-hydroxychromene-2-carboxylate isomerase — MALAPLRFCFDYLSPYAYLAWTRMPALAARHRREVEPVPVLLAGVLNATGNIGPAEVPAKRGYIFKHTFRIAHELGVPFGPPPSHPFVPLLALRVTAAVDDLEARSRLVSALFARVWGGGNGAETPEQVAMAIQAAGLDAPALLAAAQRQDIKDRVRRNTDEAIAAGAFGVPTVIADGELFFGLDSLGHLELFLRGEDPLKSEFLERWKNLPATASRR, encoded by the coding sequence ATGGCCCTCGCACCCCTCCGCTTCTGCTTCGACTACCTGTCTCCCTACGCCTATCTGGCGTGGACGCGGATGCCGGCCCTGGCCGCGCGCCATCGCCGCGAGGTGGAGCCTGTCCCGGTGCTGCTCGCCGGCGTGCTCAACGCCACCGGAAACATCGGCCCCGCGGAGGTGCCCGCCAAGCGCGGCTACATCTTCAAGCACACCTTCCGCATCGCCCACGAGCTCGGCGTTCCCTTCGGCCCGCCGCCCTCGCACCCCTTCGTCCCGCTGCTCGCGCTGCGCGTGACGGCGGCGGTGGATGACCTCGAAGCGCGCAGCCGCCTCGTGTCCGCGCTCTTCGCGCGGGTCTGGGGTGGCGGCAACGGCGCGGAGACGCCCGAGCAGGTTGCCATGGCCATCCAGGCCGCCGGGCTGGATGCGCCCGCTCTCCTCGCCGCCGCCCAGCGCCAGGACATCAAGGACCGCGTGCGCCGCAACACCGACGAGGCCATCGCCGCGGGTGCCTTCGGCGTGCCCACCGTCATCGCCGATGGCGAGCTGTTCTTCGGCCTGGACTCCCTCGGACACCTGGAGCTCTTCCTCCGGGGCGAGGACCCCCTGAAGTCCGAATTCCTGGAGCGCTGGAAGAACCTGCCCGCCACTGCATCCCGCCGTTGA
- the pruA gene encoding L-glutamate gamma-semialdehyde dehydrogenase, protein MINAIPRVPAPRNEPILPYAPGSPERRELQATLKRMSGEQIDIPLIIGGKQVRSGKTDTVRMPHRHSHVLATLHEADASHVQQAIQAGLAVKEDWARMPFASRAAIFLRAAELLATRYRPIINASTMLGQSKTAHQAEIDAACEAIDFLRYNVHFAEQILAIQPESPAQTWNMLDYRPLDGFVFAVAPFNFTSIAMNLCTAPAIMGNVVLFKPSSTSALSAWYFMEMLREAGLPDGVINMLNGDGPTVGNPVMASPDLGGIHFTGSTPTFNTMWKTVGENISKYKQYPRLVGETGGKDFIVAHASAADDLEALAVAIVRGGYEYQGQKCSAASRVYVPESLWPKLKPRLQALIGDIRMGDVTDFRNFMGAVIDEKSFKKVSSYIDLAKQDSNASIVAGGETDRSEGWFVKPTLVQLNDPRHRILREEIFAPLVGVHVYPDSKYVETLREVDQSATYALTGAIFGRDRKAIDTAMDVLRHAAGNIYINDKPTGAVVGQQPFGGSRASGTNDKAGSLLNIIRWTSPRTVKENFAPPTKVPYPFMDSDPHDGGI, encoded by the coding sequence GTGATCAACGCCATTCCCCGCGTCCCGGCTCCCCGCAACGAGCCCATCCTGCCCTACGCGCCGGGTTCCCCCGAGCGCCGCGAACTCCAGGCCACGCTCAAGCGCATGAGCGGCGAGCAGATTGACATCCCGCTCATCATCGGCGGCAAGCAGGTGCGCTCCGGCAAGACGGACACCGTGCGCATGCCCCACCGGCACTCCCACGTCCTGGCGACGCTCCACGAGGCCGACGCCAGCCACGTGCAGCAGGCCATCCAGGCGGGCCTGGCGGTGAAGGAGGACTGGGCGCGCATGCCGTTCGCCTCGCGCGCGGCCATCTTCCTGCGCGCCGCGGAGCTGCTCGCCACGCGCTACCGCCCCATCATCAACGCGTCCACCATGCTGGGCCAGTCCAAGACGGCCCACCAGGCGGAGATTGATGCGGCGTGCGAGGCCATCGACTTCCTGCGCTACAACGTCCACTTCGCCGAGCAGATCCTGGCCATCCAGCCGGAGTCCCCCGCGCAGACGTGGAACATGCTGGACTACCGTCCGCTGGACGGCTTCGTGTTCGCGGTGGCGCCGTTCAACTTCACCTCCATCGCGATGAACCTCTGCACCGCGCCCGCCATCATGGGCAACGTGGTGCTGTTCAAGCCGTCCTCCACGTCGGCCCTGAGCGCCTGGTACTTCATGGAGATGCTGCGCGAGGCGGGCCTGCCCGACGGCGTCATCAACATGCTCAACGGCGACGGCCCCACCGTGGGCAACCCGGTGATGGCGAGCCCCGACCTGGGCGGCATCCACTTCACCGGCTCCACGCCCACGTTCAACACCATGTGGAAGACGGTGGGCGAGAACATCAGCAAGTACAAGCAGTACCCCCGGCTGGTGGGTGAGACGGGCGGCAAGGACTTCATCGTCGCGCACGCATCCGCGGCGGATGACCTGGAGGCGCTCGCGGTGGCCATCGTGCGCGGTGGCTACGAGTACCAGGGCCAGAAGTGCTCCGCGGCCAGCCGCGTCTACGTGCCCGAGTCCCTGTGGCCCAAGCTCAAGCCCCGCCTCCAGGCGCTCATCGGCGACATCCGCATGGGCGACGTGACGGACTTCCGCAACTTCATGGGCGCCGTCATCGACGAGAAGTCCTTCAAGAAGGTCTCCTCGTACATCGACCTGGCGAAGCAGGACTCCAACGCCTCCATCGTCGCGGGCGGCGAGACGGACCGCTCCGAGGGCTGGTTCGTCAAGCCCACGCTGGTGCAGCTCAACGACCCGCGCCACCGCATCCTGCGCGAGGAGATCTTCGCGCCGCTGGTCGGCGTGCACGTGTATCCGGATTCCAAGTACGTGGAGACGCTGCGCGAGGTGGACCAGAGCGCGACGTACGCGCTGACGGGCGCCATCTTCGGGCGGGACCGGAAGGCCATCGACACGGCGATGGACGTGCTGCGCCACGCGGCGGGCAACATCTACATCAACGACAAGCCCACGGGCGCGGTGGTGGGCCAGCAGCCCTTCGGTGGCTCGCGTGCGTCGGGCACCAACGACAAGGCGGGCTCGCTGCTCAACATCATCCGGTGGACGAGTCCTCGCACCGTGAAGGAGAACTTCGCCCCGCCCACGAAGGTGCCCTACCCCTTCATGGACAGCGACCCCCACGATGGGGGTATCTAG
- a CDS encoding aldose epimerase, producing MSRAFPGIAGLDTYALVDGGCRVEVIPSRGALVSRMTVDGDEVLYLDEATVADPAKNVRGGIPVLFPIAGPLPGDTYPADRKSFTMSQHGFARRLPWTVRQAEDSLLVVGLTSTEETRRQFPWDFDAQLTFSLVGTRLTLDFDVENRDTRPLPLHLGFHPYFRVPDAAKAVATVETDATHAWDNFHKREVPFTGFDLTLDEVDLHLRDHSGPGTRLTRGPGARPVHLSWSPEFKLLVVWTLRGKDFVCVEPWTAAGGALATGQGLLHVEPGERASLAFDIEA from the coding sequence ATGAGCCGAGCCTTCCCCGGCATCGCCGGGTTGGACACGTATGCGTTGGTCGACGGTGGGTGCCGCGTGGAGGTGATTCCTTCACGCGGGGCCCTCGTCTCGAGGATGACGGTGGACGGCGACGAGGTGCTCTACCTCGACGAGGCCACCGTGGCGGACCCGGCGAAGAACGTGCGCGGTGGAATCCCCGTGCTGTTCCCCATCGCCGGGCCCCTCCCGGGTGACACGTACCCGGCGGACCGCAAGTCCTTCACGATGTCGCAGCACGGCTTCGCGCGGCGCCTGCCGTGGACCGTGCGGCAGGCGGAGGACTCGCTGCTCGTGGTGGGATTGACCTCCACCGAGGAGACGCGGCGGCAGTTCCCCTGGGACTTCGACGCGCAGCTCACCTTCTCGCTGGTGGGCACGCGGCTGACGCTCGACTTCGACGTGGAGAACCGGGACACGCGTCCCTTGCCCCTGCACCTGGGCTTCCATCCGTACTTCCGCGTGCCGGACGCGGCCAAGGCCGTGGCCACGGTGGAGACGGATGCCACGCACGCGTGGGACAACTTCCACAAGCGCGAGGTCCCCTTCACGGGTTTCGACCTGACGCTGGATGAAGTGGACTTGCACCTGCGGGACCACTCGGGCCCGGGCACGCGGCTCACGCGAGGCCCCGGCGCGCGTCCGGTGCACCTGTCGTGGAGCCCGGAGTTCAAGCTGCTGGTGGTGTGGACGCTGCGCGGCAAGGACTTCGTCTGCGTGGAGCCGTGGACGGCCGCCGGCGGCGCGCTCGCCACCGGTCAGGGCCTGCTGCACGTGGAGCCCGGGGAGCGGGCGTCGCTCGCGTTCGATATCGAGGCGTGA
- a CDS encoding ATP-binding protein, translating to MVVTGRYRVEGLLGEGGMGRIWLAEDLHERRRVALKEMQVPAGLSAARSEELVLMFRHEFFAMKKLQHPGTLKVFDWGMTEAGNRFITMEVVDGSDLSTLARDAPLDTRTLYRVLLQMAQVLAFIHSRLYVHCDIKASNVRITSTGAVKLMDFGVMHQLGTPSPGKLKGTLEYLAPEWQRGASIDGRADLYSLGIMAYYLVTRRLPFKRNTPAALLAEHLTRPPPRPSTLVPVDPALEEIILLLLAKDPRERFQDAGELMEALCHASGEPMPEEPLSARSSYLHVPEVVGRAAELEALMNGLAEADWGQSRAVLLGAPAGVGKTRLLQEFELQAKLAELPFGRGQCRAEGQAPLTPIAQALRALMPHTPAEVMERLSPRLSRLMPSLSAETSGVAPVPGEEKLGFFGALAEWVQVLGRRMTFVLCFEDLHWADTASLEVLNVLIRALHGTRGMVVGTFRSRELSRLSLAFQTVDEKLTRRMDLEPLGAEHVGTLVGLALPGLEVPEGFVARLHAITGGNAFFATECLRALVEEGALTRVGGRWTAQAGLDTRSLPSSIQAAVLERLSSAPVEQVALLRRLAPAGRSLELPMVRALAGLPEAELFAVLDGIVERQFLQEEEGRYVFTHDTVHQAVYDSTVEDERRVAHGRVALALQTLYYQRSDLARTVGWHYLRSTEPELAIGPLLDAGRAAMESQALLEATLLLKEASTLLEAAPDFPGRDRLLLRIWVTLVEVGYASDPPSSLAFAEKLFSHWSSTVDLVEGRRVALAQLDAACSAPEEERPARLRELFREREADAQVSPADIFWKMAELRILQGMALAIVGRTRDLDALLERVRVEQPEVSPYRAGTLLAPAVLSAYTGRSAGVVEAQFEQLSRLRGLREVMGRLPRRLAWALGMGGYMMNMNLALRGEPLDAQATRDGYVVAESHGFTDVRAFHLFTVVTRAAFTGDGAAFVPAFTEKTDLVRRLGNPRLMERNLAIFTPPYYLERGEHEHVAAVVARGEALARVLPEDRWLQCHVRAYQACRDVLFEDAAAVRQSLPRALAAAREGGLRMETLLRVYQSRFEREQGHLEAAREAAELALSRATDPVLANPWDEVLARRAMAALFPGDEGLGHLRRALALAELTGNVLQVGHVRLALAERAASVEAAVAELEAAETAFTEARASNLQAQAASLRGALRRSAETRQSA from the coding sequence ATGGTGGTGACGGGGCGCTACCGGGTGGAGGGCCTCTTGGGCGAGGGCGGCATGGGCCGCATCTGGCTGGCGGAGGACCTGCACGAGCGGCGGCGCGTGGCGCTCAAGGAGATGCAGGTGCCGGCGGGGTTGTCGGCGGCCAGGTCGGAGGAGCTGGTGCTGATGTTCCGGCACGAGTTCTTCGCGATGAAGAAGCTCCAGCACCCCGGCACGCTGAAGGTGTTCGACTGGGGGATGACGGAGGCGGGCAACCGCTTCATCACCATGGAGGTGGTGGACGGGAGTGACTTGAGCACGCTCGCGCGCGACGCACCGCTGGACACGCGCACCCTGTACCGGGTGCTGTTGCAGATGGCGCAGGTGCTGGCGTTCATCCACTCGCGCCTGTACGTGCACTGCGACATCAAGGCGAGCAACGTCCGCATCACCAGCACCGGCGCGGTGAAGCTGATGGACTTCGGGGTGATGCACCAGCTGGGCACCCCGAGCCCCGGCAAGCTCAAGGGCACGCTGGAGTACCTGGCTCCGGAGTGGCAGCGCGGCGCGAGCATCGACGGGCGCGCGGACCTCTACTCGCTGGGCATCATGGCGTACTACCTGGTGACGCGGCGGCTGCCCTTCAAGCGCAACACGCCCGCGGCGCTCCTCGCCGAGCACCTGACGCGTCCGCCGCCCAGGCCCTCCACGCTGGTTCCGGTGGACCCGGCGCTGGAGGAGATCATCCTGCTGCTGCTGGCGAAGGACCCTCGCGAGCGCTTCCAGGACGCGGGCGAGCTGATGGAGGCGCTCTGTCACGCCAGCGGCGAGCCCATGCCGGAGGAGCCGCTCTCCGCGCGCTCCAGCTACCTGCACGTCCCGGAGGTGGTGGGGCGCGCGGCGGAGCTGGAGGCGCTGATGAACGGCCTGGCCGAGGCGGACTGGGGCCAGTCGCGCGCGGTGCTCTTGGGCGCTCCGGCGGGCGTGGGCAAGACGCGGCTGCTCCAGGAGTTCGAGCTGCAGGCGAAGCTCGCGGAGCTGCCGTTCGGCCGGGGGCAGTGTCGCGCGGAGGGACAGGCGCCGCTGACGCCCATCGCGCAGGCGCTGCGCGCGTTGATGCCGCACACGCCGGCGGAGGTGATGGAGCGGCTGTCGCCTCGGCTGTCGCGGCTGATGCCGTCCTTGTCGGCGGAGACGTCGGGCGTGGCGCCGGTGCCGGGCGAGGAGAAGCTGGGCTTCTTCGGGGCGCTGGCGGAGTGGGTCCAGGTGCTGGGGCGGAGGATGACGTTCGTCCTGTGCTTCGAGGACCTGCACTGGGCGGACACGGCCTCGCTCGAGGTGCTCAACGTGCTCATCCGCGCGCTGCATGGGACGCGCGGGATGGTGGTGGGGACGTTCCGCTCGCGGGAGCTGAGCCGGCTGAGCCTGGCGTTCCAGACGGTGGACGAGAAGCTCACGCGCCGCATGGACCTGGAGCCGCTGGGCGCCGAGCACGTGGGCACGCTGGTGGGCCTGGCGCTGCCGGGGCTGGAGGTGCCCGAGGGCTTCGTCGCGCGGCTGCACGCCATCACCGGCGGCAATGCGTTCTTCGCCACGGAGTGCCTGCGCGCGCTGGTGGAGGAGGGCGCGCTGACGCGCGTGGGTGGGCGGTGGACGGCGCAGGCGGGGCTGGACACGCGGTCGCTTCCGTCGAGCATCCAGGCTGCGGTGCTGGAGCGCTTGTCGTCCGCGCCGGTGGAGCAGGTGGCGCTGCTGCGGCGGCTGGCGCCCGCGGGGCGGAGCCTGGAGCTGCCGATGGTGCGCGCGCTCGCGGGGCTGCCGGAGGCGGAGCTGTTCGCGGTGCTGGATGGCATCGTCGAGCGGCAGTTCCTCCAGGAGGAGGAGGGGCGGTACGTCTTCACGCACGACACCGTGCACCAGGCGGTCTACGACAGCACGGTGGAGGACGAGCGGCGCGTGGCGCACGGGCGCGTGGCGCTGGCGCTGCAGACGCTCTACTACCAGCGCTCGGACCTGGCGCGCACGGTGGGGTGGCACTACCTGCGCTCGACGGAGCCGGAGCTGGCCATCGGCCCGCTGCTGGACGCGGGCCGCGCGGCGATGGAGTCGCAGGCGTTGCTGGAGGCGACGCTGCTGCTCAAGGAGGCGTCGACGCTGCTGGAGGCCGCGCCGGACTTCCCGGGGCGGGACCGGCTCCTGCTTCGCATCTGGGTGACGCTGGTGGAGGTGGGCTACGCGAGCGACCCGCCCAGCTCGCTGGCCTTCGCGGAGAAGCTCTTCTCGCACTGGTCGTCGACGGTGGACCTGGTGGAGGGGCGACGGGTCGCGCTGGCGCAGCTGGACGCGGCGTGCTCGGCGCCGGAGGAGGAGCGGCCGGCGCGGTTGCGGGAGCTGTTCCGCGAGCGGGAGGCGGACGCGCAGGTGTCGCCCGCGGACATCTTCTGGAAGATGGCGGAGCTGCGCATCCTGCAGGGGATGGCGCTGGCCATTGTCGGCCGCACGCGGGACTTGGATGCGCTGCTGGAGCGCGTGCGGGTGGAGCAGCCGGAGGTGTCGCCGTATCGCGCGGGGACGCTCCTGGCGCCCGCGGTGCTCAGTGCGTACACGGGGCGCTCGGCGGGGGTGGTGGAGGCGCAGTTCGAGCAGCTCTCCCGGCTGCGCGGGTTGCGCGAGGTGATGGGGCGGTTGCCGCGCAGGTTGGCGTGGGCGTTGGGGATGGGCGGCTACATGATGAACATGAACCTGGCGTTGCGCGGGGAGCCGCTCGACGCGCAGGCCACGCGAGATGGCTACGTGGTGGCGGAGTCGCACGGCTTCACGGACGTGCGCGCCTTCCACCTGTTCACGGTGGTGACGCGTGCGGCCTTCACGGGGGACGGGGCGGCGTTCGTGCCCGCGTTCACGGAGAAGACGGACCTGGTGCGCCGGCTGGGCAATCCGCGGTTGATGGAGCGCAACCTGGCCATCTTCACGCCGCCCTACTACCTGGAGCGAGGAGAGCACGAGCACGTGGCCGCGGTGGTGGCGCGGGGCGAGGCGCTCGCGCGGGTGCTGCCCGAGGACCGGTGGCTGCAGTGCCATGTCCGGGCGTATCAGGCGTGCAGGGACGTGTTGTTCGAGGACGCGGCGGCGGTGAGACAGTCCCTGCCCCGGGCCCTGGCGGCGGCGCGCGAGGGTGGGCTGCGGATGGAGACGCTGCTGCGTGTCTATCAATCGCGCTTCGAGCGGGAGCAGGGGCACCTGGAGGCCGCGCGCGAGGCGGCGGAGCTGGCGCTGTCCCGGGCGACGGACCCGGTGCTGGCGAACCCGTGGGATGAGGTGCTGGCGCGTCGGGCGATGGCCGCGCTGTTTCCGGGTGACGAGGGGCTTGGACACTTGCGCCGGGCGCTCGCGTTGGCGGAGCTGACGGGCAATGTGTTGCAGGTGGGGCACGTGAGGCTGGCGCTCGCGGAGCGCGCGGCGTCGGTGGAGGCGGCGGTCGCCGAGCTGGAGGCGGCGGAGACGGCCTTCACGGAGGCGCGAGCGTCCAACCTCCAGGCCCAAGCGGCGTCACTGCGGGGAGCGCTCCGTCGTAGCGCGGAGACCCGGCAGAGCGCGTAG
- a CDS encoding response regulator transcription factor: MKPKVLIVENSWTMRETLRLLLSGDFDCSVAASGEAGLAQALSQPPDLLLSDVNMEGMDGYELCRRCRQEPSLQHLPIVFVSGFAPRSDTDPSLPVPDAYLVKPVKPALLIAEIHALLRRASAPVSAAPSTTAQAANKA; this comes from the coding sequence GTGAAGCCCAAGGTCCTCATCGTCGAGAACTCCTGGACCATGCGCGAGACGCTGCGCCTGCTCCTGTCCGGGGACTTCGACTGCTCCGTCGCGGCGAGTGGTGAGGCGGGCCTGGCCCAGGCGCTGAGCCAGCCGCCGGACCTGCTCCTCTCCGACGTCAACATGGAGGGCATGGACGGCTACGAGCTGTGCCGCCGCTGCCGCCAGGAGCCCTCGCTCCAGCACCTGCCCATCGTCTTCGTCAGCGGCTTCGCGCCCCGCTCGGACACGGACCCTTCCCTGCCGGTGCCGGACGCCTATCTCGTCAAGCCGGTGAAGCCCGCGCTGCTCATCGCCGAAATCCACGCCCTCCTGCGGCGCGCGAGCGCCCCCGTGTCGGCGGCCCCCTCCACCACCGCGCAGGCCGCCAACAAGGCCTGA
- a CDS encoding acetyl-CoA C-acetyltransferase: MKSVSKTEEIFFLSGKRTPFGTYGGSLKDLSATDLAVESAKAAFAQAKVSPELVQHIVYGNVVQTSADAIYLPRHVGLRTGVPVPVPALGVNRLCGSGFQAFITAAELMLTEQADCVLAGGTESMSQAPHVIRGARWGLPLGKGSLEDMLWTALTDSYTGNPMALTAEQLAVDYALTQDQVDEYAVLTQKRFAAAQEAGRLQDEIAPVTLKTKKGETVVAKDEHNRPETTVEGLRKLPKVFKKDGVVHAGAASGICDGAGSMVMATRSFVEKHGLKPIARLVNWGVAGCDPKVMGIGPAPAIRNLLTRAQAKLTDMDLFEVNEAFAPQYLAVEKELGLPREQTNVNGGAIAVGHPLGASGARITTTLVYELKRRGGRYGIGSACIGGGQGIAVLVEAL; the protein is encoded by the coding sequence ATGAAGAGCGTGTCCAAGACCGAGGAAATCTTCTTTCTTTCTGGCAAGCGCACCCCGTTCGGCACCTACGGCGGCAGCCTGAAGGACCTCAGCGCCACCGACCTCGCCGTCGAGTCCGCGAAGGCCGCCTTCGCGCAGGCGAAGGTCTCTCCCGAGCTCGTCCAGCACATCGTGTACGGCAACGTCGTGCAGACCAGCGCGGATGCCATCTACCTGCCGCGCCACGTGGGCCTGCGCACCGGCGTCCCCGTCCCCGTGCCGGCCCTGGGCGTCAACCGCCTCTGCGGCTCCGGCTTCCAGGCCTTCATCACCGCCGCGGAGCTGATGCTCACGGAGCAGGCCGACTGCGTGCTCGCCGGCGGCACCGAGTCCATGAGCCAGGCGCCCCACGTCATCCGCGGCGCGCGCTGGGGCCTGCCGCTGGGCAAGGGCAGCCTGGAGGACATGCTCTGGACGGCGCTGACGGACAGTTACACCGGCAACCCGATGGCGCTCACCGCCGAGCAGCTCGCGGTGGACTACGCGCTCACCCAGGACCAGGTGGACGAGTACGCGGTCCTCACCCAGAAGCGCTTCGCCGCCGCGCAGGAGGCGGGCCGCCTCCAGGATGAAATCGCGCCCGTCACGCTCAAGACGAAGAAGGGCGAGACGGTGGTCGCCAAGGACGAGCACAACCGTCCGGAGACGACCGTGGAGGGGCTGCGCAAGCTGCCCAAGGTCTTCAAGAAGGACGGCGTGGTGCACGCGGGCGCCGCCAGCGGCATCTGCGACGGCGCGGGCAGCATGGTGATGGCCACGCGCAGCTTCGTGGAGAAGCACGGCCTGAAGCCCATCGCCCGGCTGGTGAACTGGGGCGTGGCCGGGTGTGACCCGAAGGTGATGGGCATCGGCCCCGCGCCCGCCATCCGGAATCTCCTGACGCGCGCGCAGGCGAAGCTGACGGACATGGACCTGTTCGAGGTGAACGAGGCCTTCGCGCCGCAGTACCTGGCGGTGGAGAAGGAGCTGGGCCTGCCTCGCGAGCAGACCAACGTGAACGGCGGCGCCATCGCCGTGGGCCACCCGCTGGGCGCCTCGGGCGCGCGCATCACCACGACGCTGGTCTATGAGCTCAAGCGTCGCGGGGGCCGCTATGGTATCGGATCCGCCTGTATCGGGGGCGGCCAGGGCATCGCGGTGCTCGTCGAGGCGCTCTGA